The Zingiber officinale cultivar Zhangliang chromosome 9A, Zo_v1.1, whole genome shotgun sequence genome window below encodes:
- the LOC122019919 gene encoding cysteine-rich receptor-like protein kinase 2: protein MRSVLGFVVLILWSRVTVGEPQTNLLQDGCSLYNVRNASAFAATFNDTLADLRSSISASNSSLFATVHRPRAPQSVYALFQCRSYLSSADCLACFSAAEGHIRRCGAAHGGRVIYDGCFLRYESTLFFDQATPSENRNSCGVRNAATGGFTASVRSLVADLSAATPRIPKFFAAVEREGVLFVAQCVETVSEEGCEQCLAAAVGNVMRCLPSADGRALGAGCFMRYSDESFFPANRTVDLSPYLTNSGRAKSSNKGALIGEVAGGVGGLLLLLGVIIYLLRIRRSRDQRNLSEGDSSRGTKFQGLLNFRYKDLKNATNNFSEKNKVGEGGFGDVYQGHLKNGTTVAIKRLAIAQTSKARADFQSEVKLISNIHHRNLVRLLGYSSKHENFLLVYEYMANNSLDKFIFGDKRGFLNWRQRFGIIVGMARGLSYLHQEFHIRIIHRDIKCSNILLDDDFQPRVADFGLARLLPEDKTHLSTVFAGTFGYTAPEYAIHGQLSEKVDTYGYGIVVLEIISGRQCNDLKLEPATQYIRDWAWKLYEQDRLLEMVDETMDPNDYSPEEVKRIIKIALLCTQFTVAARPTMSETVVLLLSQTDVALQLTRPAFIDASEMIDEEEAVE from the exons ATGAGATCCGTTCTTGGGTTCGTGGTGCTTATACTATGGAGTCGTGTTACCGTCGGTGAGCCCCAGACCAACCTCCTCCAAGACGGCTGCAGCTTATACAACGTCCGCAACGCCTCTGCCTTCGCCGCAACATTCAACGACACCCTCGCGGACCTCCGCTCCTCCATCTCTGCCAGCAACTCCTCTCTCTTCGCCACCGTGCACCGCCCCCGCGCTCCGCAGTCCGTCTACGCCCTGTTCCAGTGCCGCAGTTACCTCTCCTCCGCCGACTGCCTCGCGTGCTTCTCCGCCGCAGAAGGCCACATTCGCCGTTGCGGTGCCGCCCACGGTGGCCGGGTCATCTACGACGGCTGCTTCCTCCGCTACGAGAGCACCCTCTTTTTCGACCAGGCGACGCCCTCCGAGAACAGGAACTCGTGCGGCGTCCGCAACGCAGCTACCGGAGGATTCACCGCCTCGGTGAGGTCGCTGGTGGCGGATTTGAGCGCTGCCACGCCGAGAATCCCGAAGTTTTTCGCGGCGGTGGAGAGGGAGGGAGTGCTCTTTGTGGCGCAGTGCGTGGAGACTGTGAGCGAGGAAGGGTGCGAGCAGTGCCTGGCGGCGGCGGTCGGCAATGTGATGCGGTGCCTGCCGAGCGCCGACGGGCGGGCGCTGGGCGCCGGATGCTTCATGAGGTACTCCGACGAGTCCTTCTTCCCGGCCAATCGAACGGTGGATCTGTCGCCTTACTTGACGAATTCAG GAAGAGCGAAATCGAGCAATAAGGGGGCCCTAATTGGGGAAGTTGCTGGAGGAGTCGGCGGCCTGTTGCTTCTTCTAGGGGTTATTATATATCTTCTGAGGATCAGAAGATCTAGAGATCAACGAAATCTTTCTGAAG GAGATTCATCAAGGGGAACCAAATTTCAGGGTCTTCTAAATTTCCGTTACAAGGATCTAAAAAATGCTACAAATAATTTCAGTGAAAAAAATAAAGTTGGAGAAGGAGGATTCGGAGATGTGTACCAG GGTCACCTTAAAAATGGGACAACGGTTGCTATAAAACGGCTGGCAATCGCTCAAACCAGTAAAGCAAGAGCTGATTTTCAGAGCGAAGTGAAGCTCATTAGCAATATTCATCATAGAAATTTAGTCCGTCTGCTTGGATATTCTAGCAAACACGAAAATTTTCTTCTTGTCTATGAGTATATGGCAAATAACAGCCTTGACAAGTTCATATTTG GCGACAAACGTGGATTCCTCAATTGGAGGCAGAGATTTGGCATAATTGTTGGGATGGCTCGCGGTCTTTCTTATTTGCATCAGGAATTTCATATTCGTATCATACACCGTGATATAAAATGTAGCAATATTCTACTTGACGATGATTTCCAGCCAAGGGTTGCAGATTTTGGGTTGGCACGACTTCTGCCTGAGGACAAGACTCACCTTAGCACTGTATTTGCTGGCACTTT CGGATATACAGCACCTGAATATGCAATTCATGGACAGTTATCTGAAAAGGTTGATACATATGGCTATGGCATTGTTGTCCTTGAAATAATCAGTGGCCGGCAGTGCAATGACCTCAAACTCGAACCTGCTACTCAATATATTCGTGATTGG GCCTGGAAATTATACGAACAAGATCGGTTATTGGAGATGGTGGACGAAACCATGGATCCTAATGACTATTCACCAGAAGAAGTTAAAAGGATCATTAAGATTGCTCTTCTCTGCACCCAGTTTACGGTTGCTGCAAGGCCAACCATGTCAGAGACTGTAGTTCTGCTGCTGAGCCAAACTGATGTGGCTCTTCAGCTAACAAGACCTGCATTCATAGATGCCAGCGAAATGATTGATGAAGAAGAAGCTGTTGAATGA
- the LOC122018651 gene encoding cold-responsive protein kinase 1-like — protein MAYVASALAFVALILWSRITASDAQPNHILNICSVYNVTNIAAFAATINSTFADLRSTISSAAPGSSAAHFATARGSAQQVYALFQCRGYLSTAECLTCFSAAAVGIRRQCGAANGARAIYDECFLRYESAPFFDQGTLPGLFNVCGNRNMTGGLAAAARQLLEDLSTATPRTREFFAAAEREGMFGIAQCVETVTVEGCGQCLAEAVNNAGLCLPAAEGRAVDTGCFMRYSNESFFPANQTMDLSPFLNSGRSNKRRAIIWGVAGGVGGGLLLLLGLVTLLWIRRSRDQQGRKGDILGATELQGPLNFHYKDLKKATNNFSKDSKLGGGGFGDVYKGILKNGKTVAVKRLVIAQISRARADFQTEVKLISNVHHRNLIRLLGCSSKGKDFLLVYEYMANSSLDKFIFGDRRGFLNWKQRFSIIVGVARGLSYLHQEFHVCIIHRDIKCSNILLDDDFQPRIADFGLARLLPDDKSHLSTRFAGTLGYTAPEYVLQGQLSEKVDTYSFGVAVLEIISGRKSNDLQLEPDAQYLLEWAWKLYERGQLIDLVDETLDPSEFSPEEMKRIIKIALLCTQSAAAARPTMSEIVVMLLGQSDNTFELTRPTFIDASSRVHGDSPPATILSSTSHATVSISEVSAR, from the exons ATGGCCTACGTCGCTTCGGCGCTCGCGTTCGTGGCGCTTATACTATGGAGTCGGATCACCGCCAGTGACGCTCAGCCCAACCACATCCTGAACATCTGCAGCGTATACAACGTCACCAACATCGCCGCCTTCGCCGCCACAATCAACAGCACCTTTGCCGACCTCCGCTCCACCATCTCCTCTGCCGCTCCCGGCAGCTCCGCCGCTCACTTCGCGACCGCGCGGGGCTCCGCCCAGCAAGTCTACGCGCTCTTCCAGTGCCGCGGCTACCTCTCCACTGCCGAATGCCTCACTTGCTTCTCTGCCGCCGCGGTCGGTATCCGCCGCCAGTGCGGCGCCGCCAATGGGGCCCGCGCCATCTACGACGAGTGCTTCCTCCGCTACGAGAGCGCCCCCTTCTTCGACCAGGGCACGCTCCCGGGGCTATTCAACGTCTGCGGTAACCGCAACATGACGGGCGGGCTCGCCGCGGCGGCTCGGCAGTTGTTGGAGGATTTGAGCACTGCCACGCCGAGGACGCGGGAGTTCTTCGCGGCGGCTGAAAGGGAGGGGATGTTCGGGATAGCGCAGTGCGTGGAGACGGTCACCGTGGAGGGGTGCGGCCAGTGTCTGGCAGAGGCGGTGAATAATGCAGGGTTGTGCCTTCCGGCCGCCGAAGGCCGGGCGGTGGACACCGGCTGCTTCATGAGATACTCCAACGAGTCCTTCTTCCCCGCCAACCAAACCATGGATTTATCCCCTTTCTTGAATTCAG GGAGATCGAACAAGCGAAGGGCCATCATTTGGGGAGTCGCTGGAGGAGTCGGCGGCGGCCTGTTGCTTCTTCTAGGGCTTGTGACACTTCTGTGGATCAGGAGATCCAGAGATCAACAAGGCCGAAAAG GTGATATATTAGGGGCAACTGAGTTACAAGGTCCATTAAATTTCCATTACAAGGATCTAAAAAAAGCTACAAATAATTTCAGTAAAGACAGTAAATTAGGAGGAGGAGGTTTTGGTGATGTGTACAAG GGTATATTGAAAAATGGGAAAACAGTTGCTGTAAAGAGACTAGTAATTGCTCAAATTAGTAGGGCAAGAGCAGATTTTCAGACCGAAGTGAAGCTCATTAGCAATGTTCACCATAGAAATTTAATTCGTCTGCTTGGATGTTCTAGCAAAGGCAAAGATTTTCTTCTTGTCTATGAGTACATGGCAAATAGCAGCCTTGACAAATTTATATTTG GTGACAGACGTGGATTCCTCAACTGGAAACAGAGATTCTCCATAATTGTCGGCGTGGCTCGTGGTCTTTCTTACCTGCATCAGGAATTCCACGTTTGTATCATACATCGTGATATAAAATGTAGCAACATTCTGCTCGATGATGATTTCCAGCCAAGAATTGCAGATTTTGGCCTAGCCCGCCTTCTGCCGGACGACAAGAGTCACCTCAGCACTAGGTTTGCTGGCACTTT GGGATATACAGCACCTGAGTATGTACTTCAGGGGCAACTTTCTGAAAAGGTTGATACATACAGCTTCGGAGTTGCCGTTCTCGAAATAATAAGTGGCCGGAAAAGCAATGACTTACAACTTGAGCCTGACGCTCAGTATCTCCTTGAATGG GCTTGGAAACTATATGAACGCGGCCAGTTGATTGACCTGGTGGACGAAACCTTAGATCCTAGTGAATTTTCTCCAGAGGAAATGAAAAGGATCATTAAAATAGCTCTACTCTGCACACAGTCTGCTGCTGCTGCTAGGCCGACCATGTCTGAGATTGTTGTTATGTTGCTCGGGCAAAGTGATAATACTTTTGAGCTCACAAGACCAACCTTCATAGATGCCTCAAGTAGAGTTCATGGAGATTCACCCCCAGCTACCATTTTATCTTCTACTTCGCATGCGACTGTTTCGATATCTGAAGTTTCTGCTCGTTGA
- the LOC122018559 gene encoding cold-responsive protein kinase 1-like translates to MRPVVGFVVLLLWSRVTVGDPQTNLLRDGCSAYVSNTSLASILDDTLADLRSSLSDSASALFATEQRPGVPSIYALFQCRGYLSAVDCLACYSAAEGLIRNCSSTYGGTVFYDGCFLRFETSPFFDQVTPPDNGNFCGGRNASTGGFTTSVRSLAADLIAATPRIQNFFAAAEREGVFAVAQCVETVSEEGCEQCLATAVNDVMLCLPRADGRALDVGCFMRYSDESFFPANRTVDLSPYLTNSERAKSSNKGALIVGVAGGVGGLLLLLGAVSLLWIRRSRDQRNPSEGDTLGGTKLQASLNFRYRDLKNATNNFSEKNKLGEGGFGDVYKGQLKNGRTVAVKRLAIAETSRARADFQSEVKLISNIHHRNLVRLLGYSSKRDDFLLVYEYMANGSLDNFIFGDKRGFLNWRQRFSIIVGTARGLAYMHQEFHVRIIHRDIKCSNILLDNNFQPRVADFGLARLLPEDKSHLSTIFAGTFGYTAPEYAIHGQLSEKVDTYSYGVVVLEIISGRKCNDIKLEPVTQYLLEWAWKLYERDQLLEMVDETLDPSDYTPEEVKRIIKIALLCTQSTVAARPTMSEIVVLLLNQTDDTLQPTRPTFIDASSRVHGEASSSSAGSSSTSHATPNAASHATFSTLQFSAR, encoded by the exons ATGAGACCCGTTGTTGGGTTCGTGGTGCTTCTCCTATGGAGTCGTGTTACCGTCGGTGACCCCCAGACCAACCTCCTCCGAGACGGCTGCAGCGCATACGTCTCCAACACCTCCTTGGCCTCAATACTCGACGACACCCTCGCCGACCTCCGCTCCTCCCTCTCCGACAGCGCCTCCGCTCTCTTCGCCACTGAGCAGCGCCCGGGCGTTCCGTCCATCTACGCCCTGTTCCAGTGCCGCGGCTACCTCTCCGCCGTCGATTGCCTCGCGTGCTACTCCGCCGCCGAAGGGCTCATTCGCAATTGCAGCTCCACCTACGGCGGCACCGTCTTCTACGACGGTTGCTTCCTCCGCTTCGAAACCTCCCCCTTTTTCGACCAAGTGACCCCCCCAGATAACGGGAACTTTTGTGGCGGCCGAAACGCATCTACCGGAGGATTCACCACCTCGGTGAGATCGCTGGCGGCGGATTTGATCGCCGCCACGCCGAGAATCCAGAACTTTTTCGCCGCGGCGGAGAGGGAGGGAGTGTTCGCTGTGGCGCAGTGCGTGGAGACTGTGAGCGAGGAAGGGTGCGAGCAGTGCCTGGCGACGGCGGTCAACGACGTGATGCTGTGCCTGCCGAGAGCCGACGGGCGGGCGTTGGACGTCGGATGCTTCATGAGGTACTCCGACGAGTCCTTCTTCCCGGCCAATCGAACGGTGGATCTGTCGCCTTACTTGACGAATTCAG AAAGAGCGAAATCGAGCAATAAGGGAGCCCTAATTGTGGGAGTTGCTGGAGGAGTCGGCGGACTGTTGCTTCTTCTAGGGGCTGTATCTCTTCTATGGATCAGAAGATCTAGAGATCAACGAAATCCTTCTGAAG GAGATACATTGGGAGGAACCAAATTACAGGCGTCACTAAATTTCCGTTATAGGGATCTAAAAAATGCTACAAATAATTTCAGTGAAAAAAATAAACTAGGAGAAGGAGGATTCGGAGATGTGTACAAG GGTCAACTTAAAAATGGGAGAACGGTCGCTGTAAAGCGGCTGGCAATTGCTGAAACTAGTAGAGCAAGAGCTGATTTTCAAAGCGAAGTGAAGCTCATTAGCAATATTCATCATAGAAATTTAGTTCGTCTGCTTGGATATTCTAGCAAACGTGATGATTTTCTTCTTGTCTATGAGTATATGGCAAATGGCAGCCTTGACAATTTCATTTTCG GCGATAAACGTGGGTTCCTCAACTGGAGGCAGAGATTTAGTATTATTGTTGGGACAGCTCGTGGTCTTGCTTACATGCATCAAGAATTTCATGTTCGTATCATACACCGCGATATAAAATGCAGCAACATTCTGCTCGATAACAATTTCCAGCCAAGGGTTGCAGATTTTGGGCTGGCACGACTTCTCCCTGAGGACAAGAGTCACCTTAGCACTATATTTGCTGGCACTTT CGGTTATACAGCACCTGAGTATGCAATTCACGGGCAGTTATCTGAAAAGGTTGATACATATAGCTATGGCGTTGTTGTCCTTGAAATAATCAGCGGCCGGAAGTGCAATGACATAAAACTCGAACCTGTTACTCAATATCTTCTTGAATGG GCCTGGAAATTATACGAACGAGACCAATTATTGGAGATGGTGGACGAAACCTTAGATCCTAGTGACTATACACCAGAAGAAGTTAAAAGGATCATTAAGATTGCTCTTCTCTGCACCCAGTCTACGGTTGCTGCAAGGCCAACCATGTCAGAGATTGTAGTTCTGCTGTTGAACCAAACTGATGACACTCTTCAGCCAACAAGACCTACCTTCATAGATGCCAGCAGTAGGGTTCATGGAGAAGCATCTTCATCCTCGGCTGGTTCATCTTCGACGTCACATGCAACTCCAAATGCAGCTTCACATGCAACCTTTTCGACCTTGCAATTTTCTGCTCGGTGA
- the LOC122018596 gene encoding putative receptor-like protein kinase At4g00960, with protein sequence MAYFASALAFLALLLWSRITAADPQTNLILNACSLINVTNTTAFAATINRTFAHLHSTISSAAPSSSDSHFATAQNSDPQFYALFQCRGYLSTADCLTCFSAAEVHIRRYCGPANGARVVYDGCFLRYEITPFFDQNTGRGNGNICGKRNSTSGFAAAVPPLLEDLSNATPKTTDFFAAAERDGVFGIAQCVNTVSVEGCGQCLTTAVNNAELCLPMADGRAVDTGCFMRYSNESFFPTNQTMDLSPFLNSGRSSKRRAIIWGVAGGVGGLLLLLGLVTLLWMRRPRDQQDRKGDILGATELQGPLNFRYKDLKKATNNFSKDNKLGGGGFGDVYKGILKNRTTVAVKRLAIAQISRARADFQTEVKLISNVHHRNLIRLHGCSSKGKDFLLVYEYMANSSLDKFIFGDRRGFLNWKQRFSIIVGVARGLSYLHQEFHVCIIHRDIKCSNILLDDDFQPRIADFGLVRLLPEDKSHLSTRFAGTLGYTAPEYAIQGQLSEKVDTYSFGVVVLEIISGRKNYDIKLEPDAQYLLEWVWKLYELDQLIELVDETLDPSEFSPEEVKRIIEIALLCTQSAAAARPTMSEIVVMLLGQSDNTLELTGPTFIDASSRVHGDTPPATILSSTSHATVSISQVSAR encoded by the exons ATGGCCTACTTCGCTTCGGCGCTCGCGTTCCTGGCGCTTCTACTATGGAGTCGGATCACCGCTGCTGACCCTCAGACCAACCTCATCCTCAACGCCTGCAGCTTAATCAACGTGACCAACACCACCGCCTTCGCCGCCACTATCAACCGCACCTTCGCCCACCTCCACTCCACCATCTCCTCTGCCGCTCCCAGCAGCTCCGACTCTCACTTCGCGACCGCGCAGAACAGCGACCCTCAATTCTACGCGCTCTTTCAGTGCCGCGGCTACCTATCCACCGCCGACTGCCTCACTTGCTTCTCTGCCGCCGAGGTCCATATCCGCCGCTATTGCGGCCCCGCCAATGGCGCCCGCGTCGTCTACGACGGGTGCTTCCTCCGCTACGAGATCACCCCCTTCTTCGACCAGAACACGGGCCGGGGGAACGGCAACATCTGCGGTAAACGCAACTCGACGAGCGGGTTCGCCGCAGCGGTTCCGCCGCTCTTGGAGGATTTGAGCAATGCCACGCCGAAGACGACGGACTTCTTCGCGGCGGCGGAGAGGGACGGGGTGTTCGGGATAGCGCAGTGCGTGAATACGGTCAGCGTGGAGGGGTGCGGGCAGTGCCTGACGACGGCGGTGAATAATGCAGAGTTGTGCCTTCCGATGGCTGACGGCCGGGCGGTGGACACCGGCTGCTTCATGAGATACTCCAACGAGTCCTTCTTCCCCACCAACCAAACCATGGATTTATCCCCTTTCTTGAATTCAG GGAGATCGAGCAAGCGAAGGGCCATCATTTGGGGAGTCGCTGGAGGAGTCGGCGGCCTGTTGCTTCTTCTGGGGCTTGTGACTCTTCTGTGGATGAGGAGACCCAGAGATCAACAAGATCGAAAAG GCGATATATTAGGGGCAACTGAGTTACAAGGTCCATTAAATTTCCGTTACAAGGATCTAAAAAAAGCTACAAATAATTTCAGTAAAGACAATAAATTAGGAGGAGGAGGTTTTGGTGATGTGTACAAG GGCATACTGAAAAATAGGACAACAGTTGCTGTAAAGAGACTAGCAATTGCTCAAATTAGTAGGGCAAGAGCAGATTTTCAGACCGAAGTGAAGCTCATTAGCAATGTTCACCATAGAAATTTAATTCGTCTGCATGGATGTTCTAGCAAAGGCAAAGATTTTCTTCTTGTCTATGAGTACATGGCAAATAGCAGCCTTGACAAATTCATATTTG GTGACAGACGTGGATTCCTCAACTGGAAACAGAGATTCTCCATAATTGTCGGCGTGGCTCGTGGTCTTTCTTACCTGCATCAGGAATTCCACGTTTGTATCATACATCGTGATATAAAATGTAGCAACATTCTGCTTGATGATGATTTCCAACCAAGAATTGCAGATTTTGGCCTAGTGCGCCTTCTGCCAGAGGACAAGAGTCACCTCAGCACTAGGTTTGCTGGCACTTT GGGATATACAGCACCTGAGTATGCAATTCAGGGGCAACTTTCTGAAAAGGTTGATACATACAGCTTCGGAGTTGTTGTTCTCGAAATAATAAGTGGCCGGAAAAACTATGACATAAAACTCGAGCCTGACGCTCAGTACCTCCTTGAATGG GTTTGGAAACTATATGAACTCGATCAGTTGATTGAGCTGGTGGACGAAACCTTAGATCCTAGTGAATTTTCTCCAGAGGAAGTGAAAAGGATCATTGAAATAGCTCTTCTCTGCACACAGTCCGCTGCTGCTGCGAGGCCGACCATGTCTGAGATTGTTGTTATGTTGCTCGGGCAAAGTGATAATACTCTTGAGCTCACAGGACCAACCTTCATAGATGCATCAAGTAGAGTTCATGGAGATACACCCCCAGCTACCATTTTATCTTCTACTTCGCATGCGACTGTTTCGATATCTCAAGTTTCTGCTCGTTGA